Sequence from the Segatella copri genome:
TCTGGGTGACGGTGAGCAGGGTGAACTCAGAATCGAAGTCGATAAATTCCTCGATGATTACTTCCTTCACGTCGCCACGACCTTCTTCCATTGCTTCCTTGTAAGCCTCCTTCAGTTCATCATCGTTGTGAACATAGCTCTGTCCATGACCGCTTGAACTCATCAGAGGTTTCACTACGCATGGGAAACCGATTTCATCGGCAGCGTTCTTAAACTCCTCGAAGGTCTTGGCATAGAAGTACTTGGCGGTGCGCAGCCCCAGTTCCTTGGCGGCAAGGTCGCGGATGGCACGGCGGTTCATGGTGTAGTTCACGGCACGTGCAGAAGGCACAACCTGGATGCCCTCCTTCTCGAAGTCGAAGAGTCGCTCGGTGCGGATAGCTTCAATCTCAGGCACGATGATGTCTGGGTGATGTTTCTCTACCACTGCGGTCAATGCGTCGCCATCGAGCATCGAGAACACTTCTCGCTCGTCGGCTACCTGCATGGCTGGTGCATTGTCATACTTGTCGCAAGCGATGACGTACTGTCCTGCTCGCTTTGCGGCGATGGTAAATTCTTTGCCCAGTTCGCCTGAGCCCAAAAGCATAATCTTCTTCATTTATATGATGTTTAATGTTTTATGTCCCTAAAATTAATCACTAATAACAAATAATTAATCACTAATAATTAATCACTAAGTCCGAACTTCTTTCTGATAAATTCTGCGATAAACTTCTCTGTTTCTTCGATTCCCAGATGGCTGCTGTTGATGCAGAGGTCGTAGCTCTCGCTGTGTCCCCACTTCTTGCCTGTATAGTAATCGTAGTAAGAGGCGCGCTGCTCCTCATGGCTTTCGATGAACTTGCGAGCGGAGGCTCTGTCGATGTCCTTTCGCTTGCACACTGCCTTGATGCGGTCGTCGATATTGGCGGTGATGAAGATGTTGATCACGTTCTTGTAATCACGCAGTACATAGTCGGCGGTTCTGCCCACAAACACGCAGTTGCCCTCATCGGCAGCCTTTCTGATGGCGTCGCTCTGGAACTTGTACAGACCTTCCTGCGAGAAGTCGTTGTGATAGAAATTGTTATCGCTCAGGAAGGGCAGATGGGTATGGAAGAGAGACTTGAAGAATCCCTTCTGCTCATCGTTCTGCTCGAAGAATTTCTCAGAGAATCCACTCTCCTTGGCGGCAAGATTCAGCAGCTCACGGTCGTAACATTTGCAACCGAAATCCTCCGCCAGCTTCTCGGCGATGATATGGCCGCCGCTACCTATCTGGCGACCCACGTTTATGATAATCTTATTCATAATTTATAGTTTATAATTTATAGTTTACAGTTTATAGTTTACAGTTTATAGTTGAAAGTTTATAGGGCTTAGCAGTTAGCAAGATTGCTATAAACTATAAATTTCAAACTATTAACTGAATGAATGCCCTATTAACTATAAACTTTTAACTTTTAGCTGTTCTTGGTGTTGTCTTTTCAACTTGTTCATGTACCATACCATGACGACTCCGGCGATGACTGCGGCTGAGAAGTCGGAGATAGGCATACTGTACCATACTCCATCAATGTCCCAGATCATCGGCAGGAAAGCCAGGAGCGGCAGAAGGATGAGCAACTGTCTCGACAAGGAGAGGAAGATACTGATCTTCACCTTTCCGATGCACTGGAAGAAGTTCGTGATGACCATCTGGAACCCGATGACCGGGAAGCAGAACATCACTACTCTGATCGCCTTAATGCCCAGGTCTATCAGATGCTTATCGGTAGTAAACATTCTCGCGCAGTAGTAAGGCAGGAACATCGCTATCAGCCAGCCCGTTACCATGATGGCGGTGGCGGCAATGATGCTCAGATTCAGTACGCGCATCAGTCGGTCCAGTTTCTGTGCTCCATAGTTGTAGCCGGCTATAGGCTGCATTCCCTGGTTTACGCCTAATACGAACATGATGAACACCATCGCAATACCATTGGCTATTCCGTAGGCTCCCACGGAGAGGTCGCCTCCGAACCGCACCAGCTGGTTGTTGATGAAGATGACGATGATGCAGGCGCACACGTTCATCAGGAAAGGCGAAATGCCGATGGCGAGGATGTTATCTACGAGTTTCCTCTTCAGTTTGTAGATTCCTTTCTTGAAGTGGAGCAGTTCACTCTTGTTGCTGAAGAGCTTGATCTGCCACATCAGCGCCATCAGCTGCGAAAGGATGGTGGCGATGGCGGCACCCTGTATTCCCCATTTGAAGACGAGGATGAAGAGGGCATCGAGTATCACGTTCATCACCACCGTGAAGATGGTGGCGTACATCGCCTGCTTGGGCTTGCTCGCTGCTCGGAGCAGGGCGTTCATGCCGAAATACATGTGGCTCACCACATTGCCCAGCAGGATGATGACCATATACTCATGGGCATAGATGAGCGTCTGGTCGCTGGCTCCGAAGAATCTCAGGATTGGGTCGAGGAAGAGCAGACAGATGATGCTCAGTCCGATACCGATGATGAGATTCAGTGAAATCGTGTTACCCAGAATGTTTTGCGCTGTGGCATAGTCTTTTTGTCCCAACTTCACGCTGATGGCAGTAGACGCTCCTACGCCCACACCGGCTCCGAAGGCAGCGGTGAGGTTCATGAAGGGGAAGGTGATGGCGAGACCTGAGATGGCCATGGCTCCCACACCCTGACCGATGAATACTCGGTCTACGATGTTGTAGAGTGAGGCGGCGGTCATCGCAATCATAGCTGGCAAGGCATACTGAACGAGCAGCTTGCCCACCGGCTTCGTACCTAATTCTAATGTCGCTTGTTTATTTTCCATTTATATCTGTTTTTGCCTCATAGCCGCTTGCCCTGCTTCTTTCAGAATGCAATTGCAGCGGCTACTTGTCTGCAAAAGTACAAAAAATATCTGATACCTTATTATATATATGAGAAAAACTTGCATTTCATGATAAAAACTTCCCT
This genomic interval carries:
- the purT gene encoding formate-dependent phosphoribosylglycinamide formyltransferase; translated protein: MKKIMLLGSGELGKEFTIAAKRAGQYVIACDKYDNAPAMQVADEREVFSMLDGDALTAVVEKHHPDIIVPEIEAIRTERLFDFEKEGIQVVPSARAVNYTMNRRAIRDLAAKELGLRTAKYFYAKTFEEFKNAADEIGFPCVVKPLMSSSGHGQSYVHNDDELKEAYKEAMEEGRGDVKEVIIEEFIDFDSEFTLLTVTQKDGPTLFCPPIGHVQKGGDYRESWQPFQIPEEALKKAEHIAGEVTKALTGAGLWGVEFFLSKQGEVIFSELSPRPHDTGMVTLGHTTNLSEFELHFRAVMGLPIAGIHLEHIGCSAVILSPEESTEPLNYNMLDALKEDHTRIRIFGKPEAHVGRRMGVVLCYGEKGDDLNQLRDKAKRLAKTVLGTDPYMKK
- a CDS encoding AAA family ATPase: MNKIIINVGRQIGSGGHIIAEKLAEDFGCKCYDRELLNLAAKESGFSEKFFEQNDEQKGFFKSLFHTHLPFLSDNNFYHNDFSQEGLYKFQSDAIRKAADEGNCVFVGRTADYVLRDYKNVINIFITANIDDRIKAVCKRKDIDRASARKFIESHEEQRASYYDYYTGKKWGHSESYDLCINSSHLGIEETEKFIAEFIRKKFGLSD
- a CDS encoding MATE family efflux transporter, whose product is MENKQATLELGTKPVGKLLVQYALPAMIAMTAASLYNIVDRVFIGQGVGAMAISGLAITFPFMNLTAAFGAGVGVGASTAISVKLGQKDYATAQNILGNTISLNLIIGIGLSIICLLFLDPILRFFGASDQTLIYAHEYMVIILLGNVVSHMYFGMNALLRAASKPKQAMYATIFTVVMNVILDALFILVFKWGIQGAAIATILSQLMALMWQIKLFSNKSELLHFKKGIYKLKRKLVDNILAIGISPFLMNVCACIIVIFINNQLVRFGGDLSVGAYGIANGIAMVFIMFVLGVNQGMQPIAGYNYGAQKLDRLMRVLNLSIIAATAIMVTGWLIAMFLPYYCARMFTTDKHLIDLGIKAIRVVMFCFPVIGFQMVITNFFQCIGKVKISIFLSLSRQLLILLPLLAFLPMIWDIDGVWYSMPISDFSAAVIAGVVMVWYMNKLKRQHQEQLKVKSL